A DNA window from Acinetobacter sp. 10FS3-1 contains the following coding sequences:
- a CDS encoding flavin reductase family protein — protein sequence MIDSTDFRNAMSLLTSAVNIVTTAGASGSHGFTASAVCSVTDTPPSLLVCMNKASRSHAHFIENKILTVNVLGAQHKHISKVFSSKMSSEERFKHGTWLELETGAPVLEDALVSFDCEIDQIQEVGTHTIFMCRIVAIQQSQNDQSLVYFNRAYHHVGGEVVA from the coding sequence ATGATTGACTCAACTGACTTTAGAAATGCCATGTCTCTGTTAACAAGTGCGGTTAATATTGTGACTACAGCAGGAGCATCTGGTTCTCATGGATTTACTGCATCTGCGGTATGTAGTGTCACGGATACACCACCAAGCTTGCTGGTCTGCATGAATAAAGCCTCTAGGTCTCATGCACACTTTATAGAAAATAAAATTTTAACTGTGAATGTGTTGGGCGCACAACATAAGCATATTTCCAAGGTCTTTTCATCCAAAATGAGTTCAGAAGAACGGTTTAAACATGGAACCTGGCTGGAATTAGAAACGGGTGCACCTGTTTTGGAAGATGCTCTGGTTAGTTTTGATTGTGAAATCGATCAGATTCAAGAAGTTGGAACGCATACTATTTTCATGTGTCGTATTGTCGCGATTCAACAAAGTCAAAATGATCAAAGCTTGGTTTATTTCAATCGTGC